One window from the genome of Mucilaginibacter ginsenosidivorans encodes:
- a CDS encoding sugar MFS transporter translates to MQELSPVADKTQKSAILSPIAIIGALFFIFGFVTWLNSVLVPYLKIACQLNNLESYLVASAFYIAYLVMAAPSAWVLKVFGFKKGMAIGLLIMSVGAVIFIPAALTRTYVFFLAGLFVQGAGLSILQTASNPYVVVLGPVESAARRISIMGICNKFAGAIAPIALGSVALKNVDQLKITLATLSPAAKIPLLNELASRVIVPYICIMAALIVLAVLIYFSTLPEINTEKEDESTALANTNKTSIFQFPHLLLGVLALFLYVGAEVLSADSIIGYGSSQHILLSTAKFFATCTMICMIVGYFVGIFCIPKYISQNAALVVSAILGFIFSVLAVVTEGYVSVFCIALLGLANALMWPALWPLALNGLGKFTKTGASLLVMGIAGGAVIPLLYGHLIDVFTARTAYVILLPIYLFILYYAAWGHKVRR, encoded by the coding sequence ATGCAAGAATTGTCCCCGGTTGCCGATAAAACTCAAAAGTCGGCTATTCTTAGCCCGATAGCAATTATAGGCGCCCTGTTTTTCATATTTGGCTTTGTTACCTGGCTCAATTCGGTGCTGGTACCTTACCTAAAGATCGCCTGCCAGTTGAACAACCTGGAATCGTACCTGGTGGCGTCAGCATTTTATATTGCTTACTTAGTAATGGCGGCGCCATCTGCCTGGGTGCTGAAAGTGTTCGGGTTTAAAAAGGGGATGGCCATTGGCCTGCTTATCATGTCGGTAGGCGCGGTAATATTTATCCCTGCCGCATTAACGCGCACTTACGTGTTTTTTCTCGCCGGGCTTTTTGTGCAAGGGGCCGGACTTTCGATATTACAAACTGCTTCAAACCCATACGTGGTAGTACTGGGGCCTGTTGAAAGCGCTGCCCGGCGAATCAGCATTATGGGCATTTGCAATAAATTTGCCGGTGCCATAGCGCCCATTGCACTGGGCTCCGTTGCCTTAAAAAATGTCGATCAGCTAAAAATCACGCTGGCGACACTTAGCCCGGCTGCTAAAATTCCGCTATTGAACGAATTGGCATCGCGGGTTATTGTGCCCTATATCTGCATTATGGCGGCGCTGATCGTACTGGCTGTATTGATCTACTTTTCAACTTTACCCGAGATCAACACCGAAAAAGAGGACGAAAGCACGGCTTTAGCCAATACCAATAAAACCAGTATTTTTCAGTTCCCGCATTTGCTTTTGGGAGTATTGGCCCTTTTCCTTTATGTGGGAGCCGAAGTACTGTCTGCTGATTCCATCATCGGTTACGGGTCTTCACAGCATATCCTGCTATCGACAGCCAAATTTTTTGCTACCTGCACCATGATATGCATGATTGTTGGTTATTTTGTCGGCATTTTCTGCATCCCTAAATATATCAGTCAGAATGCAGCCCTGGTGGTTTCGGCAATATTGGGATTTATTTTCAGTGTTCTGGCTGTCGTCACTGAAGGATACGTCTCTGTCTTTTGTATCGCACTGCTTGGTCTCGCTAATGCGCTGATGTGGCCTGCACTTTGGCCCCTGGCTTTAAACGGCCTTGGAAAATTCACCAAGACGGGTGCGTCGCTGTTAGTTATGGGTATTGCCGGAGGTGCGGTGATTCCTTTGCTCTATGGACATCTTATCGACGTCTTTACAGCACGCACGGCTTACGTTATCCTGCTTCCCATTTACCTCTTTATACTTTATTATGCCGCCTGGGGACATAAAGTAAGACGATAG
- a CDS encoding sensor histidine kinase yields the protein MTDTTHRALLQSSAVCDSMCNKHATISGQPNLSFFAQVKEFFVKMFSTVDWPPRWHCGSWTDFHGWLYILSDLSIWAAYFAIPFLLYRMVKKRKDIPFHTIFFLFIAFILLCGTTHLLDAIIFWWPAYRLSALVRMLTGIVSIFTVYALYKIMPMVYNLRTLSDVEAEITERKKAEQEAETRLVMQHAAEELMARKDEFMSIASHELKTPITSVKASLQIIERIAEKDGNMQEAAPFVSKAVKQVNKLTEIIHDLMDVTRIQGGKLELVKTEFDLMEMISEAVEQCGADDRHEVTIEGDEVVMIHADRNRLEQVVSNLLTNAFKYSDESKPVTISVAKLRDGSVKVEVIDRGIGIPTNKIEHIFDRFYRVDNSSKYFTGIGLGLYISSEIVKRHNGEIGVNSTAGEGSTFWFIV from the coding sequence ATGACAGACACTACACACAGGGCATTGCTTCAAAGCAGTGCTGTTTGCGATTCCATGTGCAACAAGCACGCAACTATAAGTGGTCAGCCAAATCTCAGCTTTTTTGCACAAGTGAAAGAGTTCTTTGTTAAAATGTTCAGTACAGTCGACTGGCCGCCGAGATGGCATTGCGGCAGCTGGACCGATTTTCATGGGTGGCTGTATATCCTGTCGGACCTATCAATATGGGCGGCATATTTTGCAATTCCTTTCCTGCTTTACAGAATGGTGAAAAAAAGGAAAGATATCCCGTTCCATACCATCTTCTTTTTGTTCATTGCTTTTATTTTGTTGTGCGGCACCACGCATTTGCTGGACGCAATCATATTCTGGTGGCCGGCTTATCGGTTGAGTGCATTAGTCAGGATGCTGACCGGAATTGTTTCCATTTTTACAGTTTATGCTTTATATAAAATAATGCCGATGGTGTATAATCTGCGGACATTAAGCGATGTAGAGGCTGAGATAACCGAACGAAAAAAGGCTGAACAGGAGGCTGAAACACGGCTGGTGATGCAACACGCAGCGGAAGAACTGATGGCCCGGAAGGACGAATTTATGAGTATTGCCAGCCACGAATTAAAAACTCCGATCACCAGTGTTAAGGCTTCGCTGCAAATTATCGAGCGTATAGCTGAAAAAGACGGAAACATGCAGGAAGCTGCGCCCTTTGTCAGCAAAGCGGTAAAACAGGTGAACAAACTAACAGAGATCATTCACGACCTGATGGATGTAACCAGGATTCAGGGTGGAAAACTTGAACTGGTAAAAACTGAATTCGATTTGATGGAAATGATCAGTGAAGCGGTTGAACAATGCGGCGCGGACGACAGGCATGAGGTAACTATAGAAGGCGACGAAGTAGTGATGATACATGCTGACCGGAACAGGCTTGAACAGGTTGTAAGTAATTTATTAACTAACGCTTTTAAGTACTCAGATGAAAGTAAACCGGTTACAATTTCTGTTGCCAAACTGCGGGACGGCAGTGTAAAGGTAGAAGTGATAGACCGTGGGATCGGCATCCCGACGAATAAGATCGAGCATATTTTTGATCGTTTTTATCGTGTGGATAATTCCTCGAAATATTTTACGGGGATAGGCCTTGGGCTGTACATTTCGTCGGAGATAGTAAAGCGGCACAATGGGGAAATAGGGGTGAACAGCACCGCCGGTGAAGGATCAACGTTTTGGTTCATAGTATAG
- a CDS encoding glycoside hydrolase family 9 protein — protein sequence MKTRLLLFLLFFPVLLLAQSVRIVTNHVGYESDLAKKAIIVSDEKLAFASFSLIGAKTGKQVFNGQPVAAGAVNKWKNWQFWTMDFSAFKTKGDYKLQVQTPKGYIYSYPFVIGKNVLEQATLSDVIYYFKGQRSSGLLDKADRHSHLQGRPDTVDAHGGWYDATGDYGKHLSHLTFSSYFNPQQISLTAWSLFKTYELFSKRPGTDFRQFDRRLLDEAMYGADYLCRMQAKGGAFYRSVGAPSPGKLPQDRAIGPEGKSYRIKVSKNDDSFKSRSLDTNWRSYQCSYRSGGGVAIAALALASTYKVSGDYSNAYYLKAAENAFDFLERNNIAMTNDGKENILDDYCALMAATELYRATQNEKYKIAAEKRANSLMGRFTSWKNYRDYWRADDKDRPFFHPSDAGLPVVSLLEYYPYASGSTKERIKSSVKRSLDFELAITSEVNNPFGYSRQLTQDTLGKRKSAFFFPHGSDASPWWQGENARLGSMAAAARMAAPLFADDKAFHNKLESFAIDQLNWILGLNPFDACMLEGVGHNNPEYGFFGTFEYTNAPGGIVNGITSGLNDEDDIDLNLPYSQTGKDNDWRWAEQWLPHASWYMVALALR from the coding sequence ATGAAAACAAGGCTGTTACTTTTTCTTTTATTTTTTCCGGTGCTTTTATTGGCACAATCCGTCAGGATCGTAACCAATCATGTTGGCTATGAATCTGACCTGGCGAAAAAGGCTATTATTGTTTCTGATGAAAAGCTGGCTTTTGCGTCATTCTCGCTGATCGGTGCAAAAACCGGCAAACAAGTATTCAACGGACAGCCGGTAGCAGCCGGGGCCGTCAATAAATGGAAGAACTGGCAATTCTGGACCATGGACTTCAGCGCTTTTAAAACAAAAGGCGATTATAAATTACAGGTACAGACACCTAAAGGATATATTTACTCGTACCCATTCGTTATTGGTAAAAATGTATTGGAGCAGGCTACTTTATCGGATGTGATCTATTACTTCAAAGGTCAGAGAAGCTCGGGTCTATTAGATAAGGCCGACCGTCATTCTCATTTACAGGGCCGCCCGGATACTGTCGACGCCCATGGCGGTTGGTACGACGCCACAGGTGATTATGGAAAACACCTTTCACACCTCACTTTTTCTTCTTATTTCAACCCGCAACAAATATCACTCACAGCCTGGAGCCTGTTCAAAACATACGAACTGTTTAGCAAAAGGCCCGGTACCGATTTTCGCCAATTCGACAGGCGGTTACTGGACGAAGCGATGTATGGCGCTGATTACCTTTGCAGGATGCAGGCCAAGGGCGGCGCATTCTACCGCTCAGTCGGTGCACCCAGTCCGGGCAAATTGCCGCAGGACAGAGCTATTGGACCCGAAGGTAAAAGTTACCGCATCAAGGTATCGAAAAACGATGATTCGTTTAAAAGCCGTTCATTGGATACCAACTGGCGCAGCTATCAATGCAGTTACCGTTCGGGCGGAGGAGTGGCCATTGCCGCTTTGGCACTCGCTTCAACATACAAAGTTTCGGGCGATTACAGCAATGCATACTACCTGAAGGCGGCTGAAAATGCATTTGATTTTTTAGAGCGAAACAACATCGCCATGACCAACGATGGCAAGGAAAATATCCTGGATGATTACTGTGCACTGATGGCTGCGACTGAATTGTACAGGGCCACACAAAATGAAAAGTATAAAATTGCTGCTGAAAAAAGGGCGAACAGCCTGATGGGCAGATTTACTTCGTGGAAAAATTACAGGGACTACTGGCGCGCAGACGATAAGGACAGGCCATTCTTTCATCCGTCAGACGCCGGGCTGCCGGTTGTAAGTTTGCTCGAATATTATCCTTATGCTTCCGGGAGCACAAAGGAACGTATCAAAAGTTCAGTTAAAAGATCACTTGACTTTGAACTGGCTATAACGTCAGAAGTGAATAATCCTTTCGGTTATAGCCGCCAATTGACACAGGACACCTTAGGCAAACGGAAAAGCGCTTTCTTTTTTCCGCATGGCAGTGACGCTTCACCGTGGTGGCAGGGCGAGAATGCCCGTTTAGGTTCAATGGCGGCAGCGGCAAGGATGGCGGCGCCATTGTTTGCAGATGATAAAGCCTTCCATAATAAGCTGGAAAGTTTCGCGATCGACCAACTGAACTGGATATTAGGGCTTAACCCGTTTGATGCATGTATGCTGGAGGGCGTGGGGCACAATAACCCGGAATATGGTTTTTTCGGGACGTTTGAGTATACCAATGCACCGGGCGGCATTGTCAATGGTATTACTTCGGGGTTGAACGATGAAGACGATATCGATCTCAATTTACCCTATTCTCAAACCGGCAAGGATAATGACTGGCGCTGGGCCGAGCAGTGGCTGCCGCACGCATCCTGGTATATGGTGGCGTTGGCGCTGAGGTGA